A region from the Nocardioides coralli genome encodes:
- a CDS encoding diacylglycerol/lipid kinase family protein, giving the protein MPREIALLTNPTAGKGRGAAARGVVLPRLEAAGFRVRDLQGTDVDVALDLARSAVADGVWALVVCGGDGMVHLGVQAVAGTDTHLGIVPTGTGNDVARYLDLPRKDPAAAADRVVAATPRRIDLARSGSRYFVTVLAAGFDAIVNERANRMTWPKGQMRYNLATLAELRTFEPLPYEIELDGQSRRTDAMLVAVGNGPSFGGGLRITEGALLDDGLLDVVIIKPMSKPALVRTYPKLFRGTHVTHPQYEHHRVRTVTVAAPGIVSYADGERFGALPLTITCEPGALSVLA; this is encoded by the coding sequence GTGCCCCGCGAGATCGCCCTCCTCACCAACCCCACCGCGGGCAAGGGGAGGGGAGCCGCGGCGCGCGGCGTGGTGCTGCCGCGGCTGGAGGCCGCCGGCTTCCGGGTCCGCGACCTGCAGGGGACCGATGTCGACGTGGCCCTCGACCTCGCCCGGTCCGCGGTCGCCGACGGGGTGTGGGCGCTCGTGGTGTGCGGCGGCGACGGGATGGTCCACCTGGGCGTGCAGGCGGTGGCCGGGACCGACACCCACCTCGGCATCGTGCCGACCGGCACCGGCAACGACGTCGCTCGCTACCTCGACCTGCCGCGCAAGGACCCGGCGGCGGCCGCTGACCGGGTCGTCGCCGCGACGCCGCGACGGATCGACCTGGCGCGCAGCGGTTCGCGCTACTTCGTGACCGTCCTGGCGGCCGGCTTCGACGCGATCGTCAACGAGCGTGCCAACCGGATGACGTGGCCCAAGGGGCAGATGCGCTACAACCTGGCCACGCTGGCAGAGCTGCGCACCTTTGAGCCGCTGCCCTACGAGATCGAGCTCGACGGCCAGTCGCGGCGTACGGACGCGATGCTGGTCGCCGTCGGCAACGGACCGTCCTTCGGCGGCGGCCTGCGGATCACCGAGGGGGCGCTGCTCGACGACGGGCTCCTCGACGTCGTGATCATCAAGCCCATGAGCAAACCGGCCCTGGTGCGCACCTATCCCAAGCTGTTCCGGGGCACCCACGTGACCCACCCGCAGTACGAGCACCACCGGGTGCGCACCGTCACCGTCGCGGCCCCGGGCATCGTGTCCTACGCCGACGGCGAGCGCTTCGGGGCGCTGCCGCTGACCATCACCTGCGAACCAGGAGCACTGAGCGTCCTTGCCTGA
- a CDS encoding DEAD/DEAH box helicase, translated as MPDDHGPAAAYAADRRRRAYPVFHEFSGLYSFGLDDFQVRACHEIEDGRGVLVAAPTGSGKTIVGEFAIHLALATGRKCFYTTPIKALSNQKFHDLVARYGEDQVGLLTGDHTVNGEAPVVVMTTEVLRNMIYAGSRTLLGLGFVVMDEVHYLADRARGAVWEEIIIHVPESVALVSLSATVSNAEEFGEWLTEVRGEVTTIVEERRPVPLYQHVMAGRKLLDLFAASDVDAAAGFVREGTPVNRELERLARDDWASHRVRDRRSPKQSRGRGSDNRRPVGNGRRVWVPSRVDVVDRLEREGLLPAINFIFSRVGCDAAVTQCLAAGVRLTTPEERDAIFAFVEDSCRHLPEEDLHVLGYHDFLDGLTRGVAAHHAGLLPTFKEIVEQLFVRGLCKVVFATETLALGINMPARTVVIEKLTKWDGETHADITPGQYTQLTGRAGRRGLDVEGHAVVLWQPGMNPRELAGLASTRTYPLRSSFAPSYNMAANLVHQFGRERSRELLEQSFAQFQADRAVVGLARKLRKSDDALSGYAEAATCHLGDFMEYAGLRRRISEVEKAAARERKADQRAEAAESVRRLRPGDVIRVPAGKFAGWAVVVDPGSPTEEPRPYVVTAERQARRLAMIDFPQPVEPAARLKVPRGFNGRNPQMRRDLASALRTRTHDLAPPPPSKRGKGARPEDVDDRVAELRQRLREHPCHDCPEREDHARWAERWFKLDRDAATLRQRIERRTNTVARQFDRVCEVLTALGYLDGDTVTERGSHLRVLYSDTDLLAAESLRRGLWDDLDASELAAALSVLAFEARRPDDASSPRLPGGRTREAIGGMVRLWGELDSLERDHRLDLLRQPDLGFAWAAHRWAEGDELDGILTVTDLAAGDFVRWMKQLLDLTGQVADAAGPGPLRETAREAGRRLKRGVVAYSSVND; from the coding sequence TTGCCTGACGACCACGGACCGGCCGCGGCGTACGCCGCCGACCGGCGCCGCCGGGCCTACCCGGTCTTCCACGAGTTCTCCGGCCTCTACTCCTTCGGCCTCGACGACTTCCAGGTCCGCGCCTGCCACGAGATCGAGGACGGCCGCGGCGTCCTCGTCGCGGCTCCGACCGGGTCGGGCAAGACCATCGTCGGCGAGTTCGCCATCCACCTGGCGCTCGCGACCGGGCGCAAGTGCTTCTACACGACCCCGATCAAGGCGCTGTCCAACCAGAAGTTCCACGACCTCGTCGCGCGCTACGGCGAGGACCAGGTCGGGCTGCTCACCGGTGACCACACCGTCAACGGGGAGGCGCCGGTGGTCGTGATGACGACCGAGGTGCTGCGCAACATGATCTACGCCGGCTCCCGCACCTTGCTGGGCCTCGGGTTCGTGGTGATGGACGAGGTGCACTACCTCGCCGACCGGGCCCGGGGAGCGGTGTGGGAGGAGATCATCATCCACGTCCCCGAGTCGGTGGCCCTGGTGTCGCTGTCCGCCACGGTCTCCAACGCCGAGGAGTTCGGGGAGTGGCTGACCGAGGTCCGCGGCGAGGTCACGACCATCGTCGAGGAGCGGCGGCCGGTCCCGCTCTACCAGCACGTGATGGCGGGTCGGAAGCTGCTCGACCTGTTTGCCGCCTCCGACGTCGACGCCGCGGCCGGCTTCGTGCGGGAGGGCACGCCGGTCAACCGGGAGCTGGAACGGCTCGCTCGCGACGACTGGGCCAGCCACCGGGTGCGCGACCGGCGCTCGCCCAAGCAGTCGCGGGGCCGCGGGAGCGACAACCGCCGCCCGGTCGGCAACGGCCGCCGGGTCTGGGTGCCGAGTCGGGTGGACGTCGTCGACCGCCTCGAGCGCGAGGGACTGCTGCCGGCCATCAACTTCATCTTCAGCCGGGTCGGCTGCGACGCGGCAGTGACCCAGTGCCTCGCGGCGGGGGTCAGGCTCACCACGCCCGAGGAGCGCGACGCCATCTTCGCGTTCGTCGAGGATTCCTGCCGGCACCTGCCGGAGGAGGACCTCCACGTCCTCGGCTACCACGACTTCCTCGACGGGCTCACCCGTGGCGTGGCGGCCCACCACGCCGGGCTGCTGCCGACGTTCAAGGAGATCGTCGAGCAGCTCTTCGTGCGGGGGCTGTGCAAAGTGGTGTTCGCGACCGAGACCCTGGCGCTGGGCATCAACATGCCCGCCCGCACCGTCGTGATCGAGAAGCTGACGAAGTGGGACGGCGAGACCCACGCCGACATCACGCCGGGGCAGTACACCCAGCTCACCGGACGTGCCGGCCGGCGTGGGCTCGACGTCGAGGGGCACGCGGTCGTGCTGTGGCAGCCGGGCATGAACCCCCGAGAGCTCGCCGGGCTCGCCTCCACCCGCACCTACCCGCTCCGGTCGAGCTTCGCGCCGTCCTACAACATGGCCGCCAATCTCGTGCACCAGTTCGGCCGGGAGCGGTCGCGGGAGCTGCTGGAGCAGTCGTTCGCCCAGTTCCAGGCCGACCGCGCCGTGGTGGGGCTCGCCCGCAAGCTGAGGAAGAGCGACGACGCCCTCAGCGGCTACGCCGAGGCCGCCACCTGCCACCTCGGCGACTTCATGGAGTACGCCGGGCTGCGCCGCCGGATCTCCGAGGTCGAGAAGGCAGCCGCCCGGGAGCGGAAGGCCGACCAGCGCGCAGAGGCGGCCGAGTCGGTGCGGCGGCTGCGGCCCGGCGACGTGATCCGGGTGCCGGCCGGCAAGTTCGCCGGCTGGGCGGTGGTGGTCGACCCCGGGTCGCCGACCGAGGAGCCCCGCCCCTACGTCGTGACCGCGGAGCGGCAGGCACGTCGACTGGCGATGATCGACTTCCCGCAACCGGTGGAGCCGGCGGCCCGCCTCAAGGTGCCCCGCGGCTTCAACGGGCGCAACCCGCAGATGCGGCGCGACCTCGCCTCCGCGCTCCGGACCCGGACCCACGACCTGGCGCCCCCGCCCCCCTCCAAGCGCGGCAAGGGCGCGCGTCCCGAGGACGTCGACGACCGGGTCGCCGAGCTCCGGCAGCGGCTCCGGGAGCACCCGTGCCACGACTGTCCGGAACGGGAGGACCACGCCCGGTGGGCGGAGCGGTGGTTCAAGCTCGACCGCGACGCCGCCACCCTGCGCCAACGCATCGAGCGGCGCACCAACACCGTGGCCCGGCAGTTCGACCGGGTCTGCGAGGTGCTCACGGCCCTGGGCTACCTGGACGGCGACACCGTCACCGAGCGCGGCTCCCACCTGCGCGTCCTCTACTCCGACACCGACCTGCTGGCCGCCGAGTCGCTGCGTCGCGGCCTCTGGGACGACCTCGACGCCTCCGAGCTCGCGGCCGCGCTGTCCGTGCTGGCCTTCGAGGCCCGACGCCCGGACGACGCCAGCTCACCGCGACTGCCGGGTGGCCGCACCCGCGAGGCCATCGGCGGCATGGTCCGGCTCTGGGGCGAGCTCGACAGCCTCGAGCGCGACCACCGGCTCGACCTGCTGCGGCAGCCCGACCTCGGGTTCGCGTGGGCCGCGCACCGGTGGGCCGAGGGCGACGAGCTCGACGGCATCCTCACGGTGACCGACCTGGCCGCGGGTGACTTCGTGCGGTGGATGAAGCAGCTGCTCGACCTGACGGGGCAGGTGGCGGACGCCGCCGGTCCGGGGCCGCTGCGCGAGACCGCCCGTGAGGCGGGGCGGCGCCTGAAGCGGGGCGTCGTGGCCTACTCGAGCGTCAACGACTGA